The bacterium genomic interval AAAAAGTAAAGCGATGAACCTAGCTTTTGATGTAACACCAGCTTCCCTCGTGAGTGCATGGATACTCGACTCGGGAATAAGAACACTCAGTGATTGGTAACAGAAGCTAGAGAGTGGAGAAGCTTTTTGCGATCTCTGAACCCGTATAATTTGCGACCCATCCTTCTTCTGAGTCAAAGAGTCGAATACAGGTAAACGATGGGGAGTCGCCCATATCGAACCAATGAGGAGTTCCAGCAGGAACGCTGATCAGATCATTTTTCTCACATGTTACTTCATAGACTTCTTTGCCAAGGTGTAGGGTAAAGAGCCCTATGCCCTTCACAAAGAATCGTACCTCATCTTCACTATGAATATGCTCTGAGTTGAATTTATTTCTGAAGGCGTCCTTCTGAGGGTGATCTGGAAACATATTAACGACATCATACGTTTTATAACCCTTCTCCTTCATGAGCTTTTCAACTTCCGGTTTATAGGCTTCAATGATCTCGTCTTGCCCTGCTTCTTCAGATATGTCGACAGTGGCTTCCCATCGTTCGAAGCGAATACCCTGTTTCGTCAGTTCCTCTGCTATACGACTGCCATCAGAGGTATCAAGTTTTGGTGATTCTGGGGTATCTTCATTGTAAATTCGTAAGTTGCTCATGGGTTTTTCTCCTTTTCGGTAAAATTAACGTTTTTATGGTTTTTGGGAAATACGGTAGATATCCGTAACCTCGCGAAAATCGTTTGCAGTGTGATGCCGTCCTGTAGAAACAGGCTGATGTTTCTCGTCGCACCTGAGGAGCTGACAGGTATGAATACCGGTTTCTTTTGCTGCGTTCAGTTCTTCCTCTACATCAGAGAGAAAGAGCACACTCTCTGCTCTCGTATCAAGAGCACAAAGTATTTTGAGATAGGCATCTGGAGACTGTTTTTTGCCTGTTGTTGTATCAAAGAAAAACGAAAAGAGCGGTTCCATATTACCAAAGCAGGAATGTCTGAAGAGGAGCTTTTGTGCCTCCACTGAGCCAGAAGAGAAAATAGAGAGAACAACTCCTTGTTTCTGCCAGACTTTCAAATAATAGTGCGCATCTTCATAAACATGTCCTTCGAGCTCTCCTGCTTCATATCCCGCTTTCCATATTAAGCCCTGAAGTTGTTTCAAGGGGGAAGCTTTACGATCTTCTTGAATCCATTGCAGGAGCACTTTTGTAATTTCAGCGTGTGAAGGATTCTCGAGTTCCGCCAAGGATGCTGCATCAGCAACAATTTGTTGGATTACAGGCGTTTTCCATTGCTGTGAGAGGAAGGTGGAGATGGACTTTGAACTGTAGGGAAACAGGACTTCATGTACAAACGAGATTGAGGTTGTAGTACCTTCAATGTCGGTGATGATCGTCTTGATCATAGAACGGGCTCTCGTCTCTTTCTCGTGAATCTCCTCTGAAGCATAGTCGGCTTCCCCCGTCCAGATCAAGTAGAAGTGCCAGCGAACTCTTCATCGGCAAACTCTTTATCGGCAAACTCTTTATCAGCTGTCTTAATCGCTTTATGAGTTATCTTTGCTGGTGATGCACCCATGAGAGAGCTCTTGTAAAAGGGTAGCAGCAAGGAATACCGTTGAGTTCTGCACATCCCGCTTGGGAGAGTGTTCAACAATTTCAAAGCCGATCAAATGCTCATTACAAAAAGCAAGAGCGAGGGCTAGGACCTCTCTCGGATATAAGCCAAGAGGAAAGGGAGTTGTTACTCCAGGAGCGAGCGAAGGATCGATGCCATCAAGATCAATGCTTATATAATAAGGAGGTGGAAGTACGTCTTTTAACTTGTTGAGAGAGGCGGAGAGGCCTAGGCGCGTTATTTCAAGAGGTGAGATCACAAGAGGATGATGTTGTTCTATAAACGCTTGTTCCTCCTCTTCAATCTGACGAATGCCTACGAAACCGATTCTCTCTGGATTCAGTACTTTTTCTTCTGCAGCATGATAGAGCGTCGAGCCGTAGTATATTCGCTCCTCTGGCATGAGGTCTGGATGCGCATCAAAATAGAGTAAAGAGAAGTCTCCACAATGTTTTTTTACAGCCCTTAATGAGCCGAGTGTGAAGGTATGTGAGCCGCCAAGGAATATGAGCTTCTTGTCATTCTCCAGTGCTTTCGAGGCTTGCTTCTCTATCTCCTCGAGTAGCTCTTCGACCGTTTGTTCCTCCCCAGTTTTAACATCCCCCTGATCCTCAAAAGCACATGGAA includes:
- a CDS encoding methylthioribose-1-phosphate isomerase codes for the protein KSKAMNLAFDVTPASLVSAWILDSGIRTLSDW
- a CDS encoding cupin domain-containing protein translates to MSNLRIYNEDTPESPKLDTSDGSRIAEELTKQGIRFERWEATVDISEEAGQDEIIEAYKPEVEKLMKEKGYKTYDVVNMFPDHPQKDAFRNKFNSEHIHSEDEVRFFVKGIGLFTLHLGKEVYEVTCEKNDLISVPAGTPHWFDMGDSPSFTCIRLFDSEEGWVANYTGSEIAKSFSTL
- the mtnC gene encoding acireductone synthase, with translation MIKTIITDIEGTTTSISFVHEVLFPYSSKSISTFLSQQWKTPVIQQIVADAASLAELENPSHAEITKVLLQWIQEDRKASPLKQLQGLIWKAGYEAGELEGHVYEDAHYYLKVWQKQGVVLSIFSSGSVEAQKLLFRHSCFGNMEPLFSFFFDTTTGKKQSPDAYLKILCALDTRAESVLFLSDVEEELNAAKETGIHTCQLLRCDEKHQPVSTGRHHTANDFREVTDIYRISQKP
- a CDS encoding arginase family protein, with translation MAQQPEKKFWLYGVPSHIGTDPLTSQSSDSHLGPSAIRAAYQSLFEGYNIPCAFEDQGDVKTGEEQTVEELLEEIEKQASKALENDKKLIFLGGSHTFTLGSLRAVKKHCGDFSLLYFDAHPDLMPEERIYYGSTLYHAAEEKVLNPERIGFVGIRQIEEEEQAFIEQHHPLVISPLEITRLGLSASLNKLKDVLPPPYYISIDLDGIDPSLAPGVTTPFPLGLYPREVLALALAFCNEHLIGFEIVEHSPKRDVQNSTVFLAATLLQELSHGCITSKDNS